The following proteins are encoded in a genomic region of Oryza brachyantha chromosome 11, ObraRS2, whole genome shotgun sequence:
- the LOC102712483 gene encoding GPI transamidase component PIG-T encodes MAAPPSRPPALRRLLFLSLLLLLLLASLVRAAVAAEEGEDEEEVFTEELLLRPLPDRKTLAHFHFRSSAPPSAAAGRHHHVFPKAIAQLVQQFHISELELSFTQGRWNYERWGGYDPMSTNYAKPPGVELWAAFDLPLGEIDATWKNLTHTLSGLFCASINFLESSTAFSAPRWGFKLNEGNLRYGALPREAVCTENLTPWLKLLPCRDKAGIASLLYRPSIYKGYYHSQKLKLTSSQSSGIIIDQTLTVVLQPDTLRGKQLHSTDGQEAQLQPSWSIKDLFNRKLSGKCLISKSSRVFVEIEKDIVDKSDKSGAEASWTNELFVLSTAPNRVFKELKDMDTQPSSLYVYDVSNYNNDKPLDVGITWKLPLIWYCTPAPYHANRFLMGSGNERGSIALSFRSTNLRKQVYGSSNDCSIKAVVFQVVPWYVKVYYHSLQIFIDGNSKAISEVVDKIHVTPSVDKLLPGSLEMLLRLPCSMQSATLSLDFDKGFLHIDEYPPDANQGFDIPSALVTFPEFNSSRSYPETDTLFMSPLLQTFKEDGVIKSYTEVLLVPLTTPDFSMPYNVITFTCTVLALYFGSLLNALRRRIGEEEMELKKAAAKRGLIPLLIAKLRGKKLDPPQQGSSPTSLVSTKLLLKVVFVAVVAVAFHYLSNS; translated from the exons atggcggcgccgccgtcgcggccgccCGCTCTTCGCcgtctcctcttcctctcgcttctcctcctcctcctccttgcatCCCTTGTGCGGGCAGCCGTGGCGGCAGAGGAgggcgaggacgaggaggaggtgttCACGGAGGAGCTGCTCCTGCGCCCGCTCCCCGACCGCAAGACGCTGGCGCACTTCCACTTCCGCTCCTCCGcacctccctccgccgccgcgggccgccaccaccacgtcTTCCCCAAGGCCATCGCGCAGCTG GTCCAACAATTCCATATTAGTGAATTGGAGCTATCTTTCACACAAGGTCGATGGAACTATGAGCGGTGGGGTGGATATGATCCAATGTCAACCAATTATGCAAAGCCTCCAGGTGTTGAGCTGTGGGCAGCTTTTGACCTTCCTTTAGGTGAAATTGATGCCACATGGAAGAACCTGACACATACGCTCTCAGGCTTGTTTTGTGCATCCATCAATTTTTTGGAATCATCCACTGCATTTTCTGCTCCTCGTTGGGGTTTTAAATTGAATGAAGGGAATCTAAGATATGGTGCATTGCCTCGTGAAGCTGTGTGCACTGAGAATCTCACACCTTGGTTGAAACTTCTCCCGTGTCGTGACAAAGCTGGGATAGCTTCTTTGCTTTACAGACCTTCAATTTATAAAGGATATTACCATTCCCAAAAGCTGAAATTGACATCATCTCAATCGTCTGGTATTATTATCGATCAGACCCTGACAGTTGTTCTGCAGCCAGATACTCTTAGGGGTAAACAGCTACATTCTACTGATGGACAAGAAGCACAATTGCAGCCCAGCTGGTCCATAAAAGATCTGTTTAACAGGAAATTATCTGGAAAGTGCCTCATTTCTAAATCCAGCAGAGTATTTGTAGAGATTGAGAAAGATATAGTTGACAAAAGTGATAAATCTGGAGCTGAAGCTTCTTGGACTAATGAACTCTTTGTGCTGTCAACTGCCCCAAACAGGGTAttcaaggagttaaaggacaTGGACACTCAACCTTCTTCACTATATGTATATGATGTTAGTAACTACAATAACGATAAGCCTTTGGATGTTGGCATAACCTGGAAGCTTCCCCTCATATGGTATTGTACCCCTGCACCATATCATGCAAACAGATTTCTTATGGGTAGCGGAAATGAAAGAGGATCGATTGCTCTGTCATTTAGATCCACCAATTTGCGTAAGCAGGTATATGGAAGCTCAAATGATTGCTCAATAAAAGCTGTAGTTTTCCAAGTTGTTCCATGGTATGTTAAAGTCTATTATCACAGCCTGCAAATTTTCATTGATGGGAACAGTAAGGCTATTTCAGAAGTAGTTGACAAGATTCATGTCACTCCTTCAGTAGACAAACTATTGCCTGGTAGTTTAGAGATGCTACTGAGATTACCTTGCAGTATGCAATCAGCTACCCTATCATTGGACTTTGACAAG GGGTTTCTGCACATCGATGAATATCCTCCCGATGCTAATCAAGGATTTGACATCCCATCAGCTTTGGTTACATTTCCTGAGTTCAATTCTAGCCGAAGTTATCCTGAAACTGATACACTGTTTATGTCACCTTTGCTACAAACGTTCAAG GAAGATGGTGTGATCAAGTCATATACAGAAGTATTGCTTGTTCCCTTGACAACTCCTGATTTCAGCATGCCATACAATGTTATCACCTTCACATGCACCGTCTTAGCACTTTATTTTGGCTCACTACTTAATGCTTTGAGACGAAGAATTGGTGAGGAAGAGATGGAATTGAAAAAAGCAG